The uncultured Fibrobacter sp. genome window below encodes:
- a CDS encoding alpha/beta hydrolase, with protein sequence MNEKWTWLPDFASDMGIWEDDLVGIAPDAEHLFVTYEKMVSVLDNIYDLPGLAEASTVVGWGLGAFVLLKNAQNRPKNQKWILLSPYADYCSEHSEWNNENLSFIAHQTKTAVDATLNAFYELIENEFGEWQDDWMKAAKAINPEALYKGLSYIARNRIDAPVPITAETQVLYGRMDGAVPPAMTLELKEFMPGVEFKERPKAGHWPPLLLF encoded by the coding sequence ATGAATGAGAAATGGACATGGCTCCCGGATTTTGCCTCGGATATGGGGATATGGGAAGACGATCTGGTCGGCATTGCGCCTGATGCAGAACATCTTTTCGTGACATACGAAAAGATGGTGTCTGTTCTTGATAACATTTATGATTTGCCCGGCCTTGCCGAGGCGTCTACCGTTGTAGGATGGGGCTTAGGAGCTTTTGTTCTTTTAAAGAATGCTCAAAATCGTCCCAAAAACCAGAAATGGATTCTGCTTTCGCCTTATGCGGATTATTGCTCTGAACACAGTGAATGGAATAACGAAAACCTGTCGTTTATTGCGCACCAGACGAAGACCGCGGTGGATGCTACCTTGAACGCTTTTTACGAACTGATTGAAAATGAATTTGGTGAATGGCAAGATGACTGGATGAAAGCCGCCAAGGCGATTAATCCTGAAGCCTTGTATAAGGGACTCTCGTATATTGCAAGGAACCGAATTGATGCGCCTGTTCCTATTACGGCTGAAACACAGGTCCTATATGGTCGCATGGATGGTGCCGTTCCTCCGGCTATGACCTTGGAACTCAAGGAATTTATGCCTGGGGTGGAATTCAAGGAACGCCCCAAGGCAGGACATTGGCCGCCTCTACTTTTGTTCTAG
- a CDS encoding YgcG family protein: MFLLKRISIRVTLLCLSLTLGAMAETSFEDQRFPQKPSEGQIYDDNHLLNASETQLFNDLAQKFHQETGIELTCVLIDDIGHANQFEKGDKYAKYTAEQWNLGKESGEGIMIFVAQKQRWKNIVVTPGLEKIYSEKKLATVQQKTLLPA, encoded by the coding sequence ATGTTTCTATTAAAGCGCATTTCCATACGTGTTACACTCCTTTGCCTGAGTCTTACGCTCGGGGCTATGGCAGAAACATCTTTTGAAGACCAAAGATTTCCTCAGAAGCCCAGTGAAGGTCAGATTTACGACGACAATCACCTGCTGAACGCTTCTGAAACGCAACTTTTTAACGACCTCGCCCAAAAGTTCCATCAAGAAACCGGAATTGAACTTACCTGCGTGCTGATTGACGACATCGGACACGCAAACCAATTCGAAAAGGGCGACAAGTACGCAAAGTACACCGCCGAACAATGGAACCTCGGCAAAGAAAGCGGCGAAGGCATCATGATTTTTGTCGCACAGAAACAACGCTGGAAAAACATTGTCGTCACTCCCGGTCTTGAAAAAATCTACAGCGAAAAAAAACTGGCAACGGTTCAACAAAAGACTCTCCTTCCCGCCTT